In the genome of Staphylococcus durrellii, one region contains:
- the nfsA gene encoding oxygen-insensitive NADPH nitroreductase, whose protein sequence is MTNYVYDLMKKHHSVRKFKNNPLSDDVVKRLVEAGQSASSSSYLQTYSIIGVNDPQVKNDLKEVSGQPYVADNGYLFVFVMDFYRHSLIAEEKKTDMDVSIGSTEGLLVGTIDATLVAQNMAVAAEDMGYGIVYLGSLRNDVHRVKEVLNLPEHTFPLFGMAVGEPADDENGAPKPRLPFEHVFHENQYNSDEEAQRNVLASYDKTVSDYYNKRTDGERSETWSDQIARALGSKQRLDMLDELNKSGFLKR, encoded by the coding sequence GTGACAAATTATGTTTACGATTTAATGAAAAAACACCATTCCGTTAGAAAGTTTAAAAACAATCCACTTTCTGACGACGTTGTAAAACGATTAGTTGAAGCTGGACAAAGCGCTTCATCTTCTAGTTATTTACAGACTTACTCCATAATAGGGGTCAATGATCCCCAAGTGAAAAATGATTTGAAAGAGGTTTCTGGGCAGCCTTACGTTGCTGATAATGGATATCTTTTCGTATTTGTCATGGATTTTTATAGACATTCACTCATTGCAGAAGAGAAAAAAACTGATATGGATGTTTCTATCGGTTCAACCGAGGGGTTACTCGTAGGAACTATTGATGCAACTTTAGTAGCGCAAAATATGGCTGTAGCTGCCGAAGATATGGGGTATGGCATTGTATATTTAGGTTCATTACGTAATGATGTGCATCGTGTAAAAGAGGTTCTTAATTTACCTGAACATACTTTCCCTCTATTTGGAATGGCAGTAGGTGAACCTGCTGATGATGAAAATGGCGCACCTAAACCACGTTTACCTTTTGAGCATGTTTTTCATGAAAATCAATATAATAGCGATGAGGAAGCGCAACGCAATGTTTTAGCAAGCTACGATAAAACAGTTAGCGATTATTACAATAAGCGTACTGATGGCGAACGCTCGGAGACTTGGTCAGATCAAATTGCTCGTGCTTTAGGTAGCAAACAAAGATTAGATATGTTAGATGAATTAAATAAATCAGGTTTCTTAAAACGTTAG
- a CDS encoding HAD-IIB family hydrolase yields the protein MLFVLDVDGTICFNGKFIEPELHREINRLEKEHQIIFASARPIRDLVPVVKDFKNHILIGGNGSIISKNNDISIIKHIPQNEYTEIKKIIRENNLNYIIDGTFNYSAYVNPQNKIFRQLDPDKLASNVNMSEITESIKIILIDVPEKLYAKLEEFFQKFDTILSINYHKKERNIDITAKEVNKYSTLKKVIGNQSYIAYGNDINDYELLKNAKKSFYVGIDLEDLDFDNVELIKDNSNSVAKSLNCF from the coding sequence ATGTTATTTGTATTAGATGTAGATGGAACTATTTGTTTTAATGGAAAATTTATAGAACCAGAATTACATAGAGAAATTAATAGGCTGGAAAAAGAACACCAAATCATATTTGCATCTGCTCGTCCGATAAGAGATTTAGTTCCAGTAGTTAAAGATTTTAAAAATCATATTTTGATTGGAGGGAATGGTTCGATTATATCTAAAAATAATGATATCTCAATCATTAAACATATTCCTCAAAATGAATATACAGAGATTAAGAAAATCATTAGAGAGAATAATTTAAACTATATCATTGATGGCACTTTTAATTATTCAGCATATGTAAATCCACAAAATAAGATATTTAGACAATTAGATCCGGATAAATTAGCTAGTAATGTTAATATGAGTGAAATAACTGAATCTATCAAAATAATATTAATTGATGTACCTGAAAAACTTTATGCAAAGTTAGAAGAATTTTTTCAAAAATTTGATACTATTTTATCTATTAACTATCATAAAAAGGAAAGGAATATAGATATTACAGCTAAAGAAGTTAATAAGTATTCTACATTAAAAAAGGTAATAGGAAATCAATCTTATATAGCATATGGAAATGACATAAATGATTACGAATTACTTAAAAATGCTAAAAAATCTTTTTATGTAGGAATAGATTTAGAAGATTTGGATTTTGATAATGTAGAATTAATAAAGGATAATTCTAATTCTGTGGCCAAGTCACTAAACT
- the guaA gene encoding glutamine-hydrolyzing GMP synthase — translation MEMAKEQELILVLDFGSQYNQLITRRIREMGVYSELHDHEISIEEIKLMNPKGIILSGGPNSVYEEDSFTIDPEIYNLGIPILGICYGMQLTTKLLGGKVERANEREYGKAIINAKTDELFFGLPEEQNVWMSHSDKVIEIPEGFEVIADSPSTNYAAIEDKSRRIYGVQFHPEVRHTEYGNDLLRNFIRRVCECTGEWTMENFIDIEVEKIRKQVGDRRVLCAMSGGVDSSVVAVLLHKAIGDQLTCIFVDHGLLRKGEGDMVMEQFGEGFNMNIIRVNAQERFMGKLAGVSDPEQKRKIIGNEFVYVFDDEASKLQGVDFLAQGTLYTDVIESGTKTAQTIKSHHNVGGLPEDMEFQLIEPINTLFKDEVRELGIELGIPEHLVWRQPFPGPGLGIRVLGEITEDKLEIVRESDAILRQVIREEGLEREVWQYFTVLPGIQSVGVMGDYRTYDHTVGIRAVTSIDGMTSDFARIDWEVLQKISSRIVNEVNHVNRVVYDITSKPPSTIEWE, via the coding sequence ATGGAAATGGCTAAAGAGCAAGAGTTAATTCTTGTTTTAGACTTCGGGAGTCAATACAACCAATTAATCACGCGCCGTATTCGTGAGATGGGCGTATACAGCGAATTACATGATCATGAAATTTCTATTGAAGAAATTAAATTAATGAATCCTAAAGGTATTATTTTATCTGGGGGGCCTAATTCAGTTTATGAAGAAGATTCATTTACTATAGATCCTGAAATTTATAATTTAGGTATACCGATTTTAGGTATCTGTTATGGTATGCAACTAACTACGAAATTATTGGGTGGTAAAGTTGAGCGTGCTAATGAACGTGAGTATGGTAAAGCAATTATTAACGCTAAGACAGACGAATTATTTTTTGGTTTACCAGAAGAACAAAACGTGTGGATGAGTCACTCTGATAAAGTTATTGAAATCCCTGAAGGGTTTGAAGTGATTGCTGACAGTCCAAGCACGAACTATGCAGCAATTGAAGATAAATCACGTCGTATCTACGGCGTGCAATTCCATCCAGAAGTACGTCACACTGAATATGGTAATGATTTGTTACGTAACTTTATTCGTCGCGTGTGTGAATGTACAGGTGAGTGGACGATGGAAAACTTTATCGATATTGAAGTAGAGAAAATTCGTAAGCAAGTTGGCGATCGACGCGTGCTATGTGCGATGAGCGGTGGTGTTGATTCATCAGTAGTCGCAGTGTTATTACATAAAGCGATTGGTGATCAACTTACATGTATCTTTGTTGACCATGGCCTGTTACGTAAAGGTGAAGGCGACATGGTTATGGAACAATTTGGTGAAGGCTTTAATATGAATATTATTCGTGTTAATGCGCAAGAACGTTTTATGGGCAAACTAGCTGGTGTTTCAGATCCAGAACAAAAGCGTAAAATCATCGGTAATGAATTTGTATATGTTTTCGATGATGAAGCTTCTAAACTACAAGGCGTAGATTTCCTTGCACAAGGGACACTTTACACTGACGTTATCGAATCAGGTACAAAAACTGCTCAAACGATTAAGTCTCACCACAATGTAGGTGGCTTACCGGAAGACATGGAATTCCAACTTATCGAACCAATCAATACATTATTTAAAGATGAAGTACGTGAATTAGGTATTGAATTAGGTATCCCTGAACACTTAGTTTGGAGACAACCATTCCCAGGTCCAGGACTTGGTATTCGTGTATTAGGTGAAATCACTGAAGATAAATTAGAAATCGTTAGAGAATCTGATGCTATCTTACGTCAAGTTATCCGTGAGGAAGGTCTTGAACGTGAAGTATGGCAGTACTTTACCGTCTTACCAGGCATCCAGTCAGTCGGTGTCATGGGAGACTACCGTACCTATGACCACACAGTAGGCATTCGTGCAGTAACATCTATCGATGGTATGACAAGTGACTTTGCCCGTATCGATTGGGAAGTCTTACAAAAAATATCAAGCCGTATCGTTAATGAAGTCAACCACGTCAATCGCGTAGTCTATGACATAACTTCTAAGCCACCAAGCACTATTGAGTGGGAATAA
- the pbuX gene encoding xanthine permease PbuX, whose translation MKTFILSVQHLLAMYAGAILVPIIVGTSLHFSSEQIAFLVTVDIFMCGVATFLQVWKGTGTGLPIVLGCTFTAVAPMILIGQTKGISVLYGSLLLSGILVIIIAPFFSYLVRFFPPVVTGSVVTIIGINLMPVAMNYLAGGEGAKDYGDGKNILLGIITLIVILVVQRFTEGFMKSIAILIGLVVGTVLASMIGVVDVKQVGEAHWFALPQPFRFSGLSFDFGATIVFFIVALVSLIESTGVYHALSEITDRQLTRKDFRKGYTAEGIAIVLGAIFNSFPYTAYSQNVGLVSLSGAKKNKVIYGMVILLLICGCIPKLGAMANMIPLPVLGGAMIAMFGMVMAYGVSILGNINFKNQNNLLIIAVSVGLGTGISAVPQAFKAFGHQFAWLVQNGIVLGALSAIILNFFFNGIKNQQKA comes from the coding sequence ATGAAGACATTTATTTTAAGTGTTCAACATTTACTTGCTATGTATGCAGGAGCAATACTTGTTCCAATAATCGTAGGCACGAGCTTACATTTTTCATCAGAACAAATTGCATTTTTAGTGACTGTTGATATTTTTATGTGTGGTGTTGCTACATTTTTACAAGTATGGAAAGGTACTGGGACAGGGTTGCCTATAGTATTAGGTTGTACCTTTACAGCTGTAGCGCCAATGATTTTAATTGGTCAAACAAAAGGGATTAGCGTATTATATGGTTCTTTATTATTGTCAGGTATATTAGTAATAATTATTGCACCGTTCTTCTCATATTTAGTGAGATTCTTTCCACCGGTTGTAACGGGTAGTGTAGTAACGATTATTGGCATTAATCTCATGCCTGTAGCGATGAATTATTTAGCCGGTGGAGAAGGAGCTAAAGATTATGGCGATGGCAAGAATATCTTGTTAGGTATCATAACTTTAATTGTCATTTTAGTCGTGCAACGATTTACGGAAGGATTTATGAAGTCTATTGCTATTTTAATAGGATTGGTTGTTGGCACAGTGCTTGCTTCTATGATTGGCGTAGTTGATGTTAAACAAGTTGGAGAAGCGCATTGGTTTGCCTTACCACAACCTTTTAGATTTTCTGGATTAAGCTTTGATTTTGGCGCTACAATTGTCTTTTTTATTGTTGCTTTAGTTAGCTTGATAGAGTCTACTGGCGTTTACCATGCTTTAAGTGAAATAACAGATAGACAATTAACGCGCAAAGACTTTCGTAAAGGATATACTGCTGAAGGGATAGCCATTGTATTAGGCGCAATTTTTAATTCATTCCCTTATACAGCTTATTCGCAAAACGTGGGACTAGTATCTTTATCAGGCGCTAAGAAAAATAAAGTCATCTATGGAATGGTCATATTATTGCTAATTTGTGGGTGTATTCCAAAACTTGGTGCAATGGCGAATATGATTCCATTACCAGTTTTAGGTGGCGCTATGATAGCTATGTTTGGCATGGTTATGGCATATGGTGTTAGTATATTAGGTAATATCAATTTTAAAAATCAAAATAATTTGCTGATAATAGCTGTTTCAGTTGGACTAGGTACCGGCATAAGTGCTGTTCCTCAGGCTTTTAAAGCATTTGGTCACCAATTTGCATGGTTAGTACAAAACGGTATCGTACTCGGAGCGTTATCTGCAATTATTCTGAATTTCTTCTTTAATGGCATTAAGAACCAACAAAAAGCATAA
- a CDS encoding general stress protein, whose amino-acid sequence MAEFKVLESTDALYDAIKQKRSEGYSDYELSVISKKKLHLDDLHDSEINLTATTGGISDVAAKLLTGEDTEAAVLNHYNMPEDKMDHYKDELHEGKYILVTSKDESTHNEVENCNAAYTTDGNNDNDSKIVGNHYSEQSEGPKS is encoded by the coding sequence ATGGCTGAATTTAAAGTTTTAGAAAGCACAGATGCATTATATGATGCAATTAAACAAAAAAGGTCTGAAGGTTATTCTGATTACGAATTATCTGTAATAAGTAAGAAAAAACTTCATTTAGATGATTTACATGATTCAGAAATCAACTTAACGGCTACTACTGGGGGTATTAGTGATGTAGCAGCAAAGCTACTAACTGGTGAAGATACGGAAGCTGCAGTTTTAAATCATTACAACATGCCTGAGGATAAAATGGACCATTATAAAGATGAACTTCATGAAGGCAAATATATTTTAGTAACTTCAAAAGACGAGTCTACTCATAATGAAGTTGAAAATTGTAATGCAGCATATACAACTGATGGTAACAATGATAATGACAGTAAAATTGTTGGTAATCACTATTCAGAACAATCAGAAGGACCTAAATCTTAA
- the xpt gene encoding xanthine phosphoribosyltransferase: MDLLEQRVKEDGVVIDEKILKVDGFLNHQIDAQLMHEIGNTFHEQFKGEGITKVLTIEASGIAPAIMAALHFNVPCLFAKKAKPSTLTKDVYQADIHSFTKNTTSTVVVSDEFLSEDDRVLIIDDFLANGDASLGLNEIVQQAQATTVGVGIVLEKSFQSGRQRLEDAGLKVSSLCKIASLKGNNVTFVDEIVSEEI, from the coding sequence GTGGATTTGTTGGAACAAAGAGTTAAAGAAGATGGCGTGGTCATTGATGAAAAGATTTTAAAAGTAGATGGCTTTTTAAATCATCAAATTGATGCGCAACTTATGCATGAAATCGGTAATACTTTTCATGAACAGTTTAAAGGTGAAGGGATTACTAAAGTATTAACTATTGAAGCATCAGGCATTGCACCAGCAATTATGGCTGCATTACACTTTAATGTGCCTTGCTTATTTGCTAAAAAAGCTAAACCAAGCACATTAACTAAAGATGTTTATCAAGCTGACATACATTCGTTTACTAAAAATACCACAAGCACAGTCGTAGTGTCAGATGAGTTTTTATCTGAAGATGATCGTGTGTTAATCATTGATGACTTTTTAGCGAATGGTGATGCTTCACTAGGTCTTAACGAAATTGTTCAACAAGCTCAAGCAACAACAGTTGGCGTTGGCATCGTTTTAGAAAAAAGTTTCCAATCAGGTAGACAACGATTAGAAGATGCAGGATTAAAAGTATCTTCGTTATGTAAGATTGCCTCTCTAAAAGGTAACAATGTCACATTCGTTGATGAAATAGTAAGTGAGGAAATATGA
- the ahpC gene encoding alkyl hydroperoxide reductase subunit C, with the protein MSLINKEILPFTANAYDPKKDEFFEISDENLKGSWSVVCFYPADFSFVCPTELEDLQGQYDKLQELGVNVYSVSTDTHFVHKAWHDHSEAINKIQYQMIGDPSQTITRNFDVLDEELGLAQRGTFIVDPDGVVQAAEVNADGIGRDASTLVHKIKAAQYVRQHPGEVCPAKWEEGSETLQPGLDLVGKI; encoded by the coding sequence ATGTCTTTAATAAATAAAGAAATTTTACCATTCACAGCAAATGCTTATGATCCAAAGAAAGATGAGTTCTTCGAAATCTCAGATGAAAACTTAAAAGGTTCATGGAGTGTTGTTTGCTTCTATCCAGCAGACTTTTCATTCGTATGTCCAACTGAATTAGAAGATTTACAAGGTCAATATGACAAATTACAAGAACTAGGTGTCAATGTATATTCAGTATCAACTGATACTCATTTCGTACACAAAGCTTGGCACGATCATTCTGAAGCTATCAACAAAATCCAATATCAAATGATTGGTGACCCTTCTCAAACTATTACTCGTAACTTCGATGTATTAGATGAAGAGTTAGGTCTTGCTCAACGTGGTACTTTCATCGTTGACCCTGATGGTGTTGTTCAAGCAGCAGAAGTTAACGCTGATGGAATTGGCCGTGACGCAAGCACTTTAGTACACAAAATCAAAGCAGCACAATACGTACGTCAACATCCAGGCGAAGTTTGCCCAGCAAAATGGGAAGAAGGTTCAGAAACATTACAACCTGGTCTTGACTTAGTAGGTAAAATCTAA
- a CDS encoding L-cystine transporter, whose protein sequence is MLLTILNIILFVAFIIGLSIMAKKHVSFPKRVFSALGVGIVFGIALHLIYGVDSKITKQTTDWLSIAGDGYISLLQMIVIPLIFISIVSAFTKIQIGEKFAKVGMWIFIFLIGTVGISSIIGILSALVFQLDASSIDLGGAVGSKGSEIASQAKDMSAKTLPQQIIELLPSNPFLDFTGQRATSTIAVVIFAAFIGFAFLRVLRKQPEQGNLLKRGIDAVYALVMAIVTFVLRLTPYGILAIMTNTIATSDFAAIWTLGKFVIATYVALIVMYIIHMIILMILGLNPLAFIKKTGEVLLFAFTSRSSAGSLPLNVQTQKNRLGVPDGIANFSASFGLSIGQNGCAGIYPAMLAVMVAPVAHVEINLQFILSIIGIVIISSFGVAGVGGGATFASILVLSTLNLPVALAGVLISVEPLIDMGRTALNVNDSMLAGVGTAKLTHNLDKDVYHEESYNELTANS, encoded by the coding sequence ATGTTACTTACTATATTAAACATTATTCTCTTTGTGGCCTTCATCATAGGTTTAAGCATAATGGCTAAAAAACACGTTTCATTCCCTAAACGTGTCTTTTCTGCGTTAGGCGTCGGTATCGTCTTCGGTATCGCGTTGCATTTAATTTATGGTGTGGATAGCAAAATAACTAAACAAACTACGGATTGGTTAAGCATCGCTGGAGACGGATATATTTCCCTCTTACAAATGATCGTTATTCCGTTAATATTTATCTCAATCGTTTCCGCCTTTACTAAAATTCAAATCGGAGAAAAATTTGCGAAAGTAGGCATGTGGATTTTCATCTTCTTGATTGGTACCGTTGGTATCTCTTCTATTATCGGTATCTTATCAGCTCTAGTATTCCAATTAGATGCTTCATCTATCGACTTGGGCGGTGCTGTAGGTTCTAAAGGAAGCGAAATAGCTAGCCAAGCAAAAGACATGAGTGCTAAAACGTTGCCACAACAAATCATTGAATTATTACCTAGTAATCCATTCTTAGATTTCACAGGTCAGCGTGCTACATCAACAATTGCTGTCGTTATTTTCGCAGCATTTATTGGTTTCGCCTTTTTAAGAGTGTTACGAAAACAACCTGAACAAGGTAACTTGCTTAAACGCGGTATCGATGCAGTTTACGCTTTAGTGATGGCCATCGTTACATTCGTTTTACGTTTAACTCCATATGGTATCTTAGCAATAATGACTAACACAATAGCTACTAGTGATTTTGCAGCAATCTGGACTCTTGGTAAATTCGTTATCGCTACTTATGTAGCTTTAATTGTAATGTACATTATTCACATGATTATTTTAATGATTTTAGGACTAAATCCATTAGCGTTTATTAAGAAAACTGGAGAAGTACTACTTTTTGCATTCACTTCACGTTCAAGTGCTGGTTCATTACCTTTAAACGTTCAAACTCAAAAAAATCGTTTAGGTGTGCCTGATGGCATCGCTAACTTCTCAGCTTCATTTGGACTTTCAATTGGGCAAAATGGCTGTGCTGGTATTTACCCAGCAATGTTAGCTGTTATGGTAGCACCAGTAGCACATGTCGAAATAAACTTACAATTCATCTTATCAATTATTGGTATCGTAATTATTAGTTCATTTGGTGTAGCTGGTGTAGGTGGTGGCGCAACATTCGCCTCCATATTAGTATTATCAACATTAAATCTACCTGTCGCTCTAGCTGGTGTTTTAATCTCAGTTGAACCACTTATAGATATGGGACGTACAGCATTAAACGTTAACGACTCTATGCTAGCAGGTGTAGGGACTGCAAAACTAACTCACAACTTAGATAAAGATGTTTATCATGAAGAATCATATAATGAGTTAACAGCTAATAGTTAA
- the guaB gene encoding IMP dehydrogenase has protein sequence MWENKFEKESLTFDDVLLLPAESDILPKDVDLSVQLSDKIKLNIPVISAGMDTVTESKMAIAMARQGGLGVIHKNMNIEDQADEVQKVKRSENGVITDPFYLTPSESVFEAEALMGKYRISGVPIVNNNDEKQFVGIITNRDLRFIEDFSIKISDVMTKEKLVTAPVGTTLDEAEELLQQHKIEKLPLVEDGQLKGLITIKDIEKVLEFPHSAKDEHGRLLVGAAIGIAKDTDIRAEKLVEAGVDALVIDTAHGHSKGVIEQVRHIKEKFPQVTLVAGNVATATATKALYEAGADVVKVGIGPGSICTTRVVAGVGVPQITAVYDCANEARKHGKTIIADGGIKFSGDIIKALAAGGHAVMLGSLLAGTEESPGETEIFQGRQYKVYRGMGSLGAMESGSNDRYFQQDKTPKKFVPEGIEGRIAFKGSLQDTVYQLMGGVRSGMGYTGSKNLEALREEAQFTRMGPAGLAESHPHDVQITKESPNYSF, from the coding sequence ATGTGGGAAAATAAGTTTGAAAAAGAATCTTTAACTTTTGATGATGTATTACTATTACCGGCGGAGTCAGATATTTTACCTAAAGATGTAGATTTGAGTGTTCAATTGTCAGATAAGATTAAATTAAACATTCCTGTTATTTCAGCAGGTATGGATACCGTTACTGAATCGAAAATGGCTATTGCGATGGCAAGACAAGGTGGATTAGGTGTTATCCATAAAAATATGAACATTGAAGACCAAGCAGATGAAGTTCAGAAAGTTAAACGATCTGAAAATGGCGTTATCACTGACCCATTTTACTTAACTCCATCAGAAAGTGTGTTCGAAGCAGAAGCACTTATGGGGAAATACCGTATTTCTGGTGTGCCAATCGTTAATAATAACGATGAAAAGCAATTTGTAGGAATCATTACAAACCGTGATTTACGTTTTATTGAAGATTTTTCAATTAAAATTTCTGACGTAATGACAAAAGAAAAGCTAGTTACTGCCCCAGTAGGCACAACATTGGACGAAGCAGAAGAGTTATTACAACAACACAAGATTGAAAAATTACCATTAGTTGAAGATGGCCAATTAAAAGGCCTAATTACAATTAAAGATATTGAAAAAGTATTAGAATTCCCACATTCAGCTAAAGATGAACATGGCAGATTATTAGTAGGTGCGGCAATTGGTATTGCAAAAGATACTGATATTCGTGCAGAAAAATTAGTAGAAGCAGGCGTCGATGCATTGGTAATAGATACTGCTCACGGACATTCCAAAGGCGTTATAGAACAAGTACGTCATATTAAAGAAAAATTCCCGCAAGTAACATTAGTGGCGGGTAATGTAGCAACAGCAACAGCTACTAAAGCTTTATATGAAGCAGGCGCTGACGTAGTAAAAGTAGGCATTGGTCCTGGCTCTATTTGTACGACACGTGTCGTTGCGGGCGTTGGTGTACCTCAAATAACAGCTGTTTATGATTGTGCCAATGAAGCACGCAAACATGGTAAAACAATTATCGCAGATGGTGGAATTAAATTCTCAGGCGATATTATTAAAGCATTAGCTGCAGGTGGACATGCAGTAATGTTAGGTAGTTTACTTGCTGGTACTGAAGAAAGCCCAGGAGAAACTGAAATCTTCCAAGGTAGACAATATAAAGTATATCGTGGCATGGGCTCTTTAGGTGCGATGGAGAGTGGTTCAAATGATCGCTACTTCCAACAAGATAAAACACCTAAAAAATTCGTACCTGAAGGTATTGAAGGACGTATTGCTTTCAAAGGTTCTTTACAAGACACTGTATATCAATTAATGGGCGGTGTAAGATCAGGTATGGGTTACACTGGTTCTAAAAACTTAGAAGCGTTAAGAGAAGAAGCTCAATTTACACGTATGGGCCCTGCAGGACTAGCAGAAAGTCACCCACATGACGTTCAAATTACGAAAGAATCACCAAATTACTCATTCTAA